The genomic region CCGTATGAAATAAATTGTCTATATGCACCGACCAGTTCTATATTATCAACTGTGGTATTTAACCGTATGCTTGTGATCCACCTTCACCTTGAACTGCCTGTGCCAGTTCTTTAAGTCTGGTTTCTATTTCTTCAGCTTCCTTCAAAAGTGGCTCAGAGTTAACTTTTATATTCAACATCCTATTTAAAACATCCACCACACTAGCGGCAGCACGTGGATCGGGGTACTGGTTCAAAACCTCGGCAAATAGGCAGGATGCAGGTATTTCACTGGCCCGGGTACGGGTTAAAAGGGTTCCTGAGATGCCATTTATGTTTCCGAAGGGGAGGATAGGGAGATCGAGTTTTCCTAGCCGTTCTAACCCTTCAAAAGAATTGGCAGCGGCAGCAACTTGGTTGATTTTCTGGGGAACAGCAATGCTATTGAGGGTGATGAGTTCCTTGCTGTTATTTCTTTTCATCCATTCCACAATAACATTGGTCATGTCATAGGTGACATCTGGTGGAACTACGAAGTCTGATAGGAAAAGGACTACATCATCGGCGTTGTAAATACGGAAAGGGTGTATAGCCACGCCTCGATAAAGAACTGCTAATGGTGGGAAATGTTTGGACTCAATATGTCCAATTTCTTCCATTTTCAATTCTTCAACAAGTAACCATCCCACTATATTCCCGATAAGCCCCAGTTCAGGAGATCCTTCAATTACAGTTGCATCTTCAATATCTTTAGATATTATTTTACAGCATTCAACTTCAGTTTCCACCATTTGCACCATTAGGGAGCACCCCCTTCTCCTCCTAAGTTTTTCCCAGTATTGGCATCAATGTATATTGCCCCTACCTGTTGGCCATTCATCATAACTGGTACCAGATAAGCTTTAGTATTACCATAATTGGTCAGTTTAGGTGTTCCGGCAGTGGCACCTTCTTGTAAAATCGATTTTGAAGCAATAGATTTTGCCTCTGAAGCTGATATTTTCACATTAGCACTTCCCGATGTACTGGTTTTTGAACTGGAAGATGTTGATACACTGGATGCGGAACTTTGTTGGTTTCCGGAGTCAGTTCCACTAGAACTTGATTGTTGTCCCGTGTCTGAACC from Methanobacterium formicicum harbors:
- a CDS encoding PepSY domain-containing protein, with translation MIDSKILVSVVIVLVIGVAAAGYQISSQTPGLWQPVTSTGSDTGQQSSSSGTDSGNQQSSASSVSTSSSSKTSTSGSANVKISASEAKSIASKSILQEGATAGTPKLTNYGNTKAYLVPVMMNGQQVGAIYIDANTGKNLGGEGGAP
- a CDS encoding proteasome assembly chaperone family protein, with translation MVQMVETEVECCKIISKDIEDATVIEGSPELGLIGNIVGWLLVEELKMEEIGHIESKHFPPLAVLYRGVAIHPFRIYNADDVVLFLSDFVVPPDVTYDMTNVIVEWMKRNNSKELITLNSIAVPQKINQVAAAANSFEGLERLGKLDLPILPFGNINGISGTLLTRTRASEIPASCLFAEVLNQYPDPRAAASVVDVLNRMLNIKVNSEPLLKEAEEIETRLKELAQAVQGEGGSQAYG